The window CAGTCTGCTCTTCGACTGTGTCAAAAGGAAATTTACCCTCTGGAGTTAATGCGATTTGCCCAGAAGTGAAAATCATATTTCCAACTTGAACAGCTTGAGAATATGGTCCAATAGCTTGAGGGGCTTCTTTTGTTGAAACAAAATTCATTTTTTATCCTTTAATCAAAGAAATTATAGTATCAAAATTATGGCTGATTGCACTTGCCAAAAGTCCCGCGACGAGTCCTGCAAGTAAATCATCTCCAACAACTCCAAGACCACCTTTCACTTTTTGATCCACTTTTCCAATAATTGAAGGTTTCCAAATATCAAAAAGTCGAAAAAGGAAAAATGAGAGAACTATTGCAATCAGCGGTTGAGAAAAATTTGTCAAATCTTCAATTGTGATTTTATCACTTAGCGAAATTGAAAAAGCCAACCAAAGTCCGACAAGTTCATCAATAACAATCTCTTTTGGATCGTGAATGTTTTTCTCTTTTTCGTAAATATCGATTATCTTTACAGCAAAAATTGAAATCAATATTGTTAAAAGAAGTAGAGAAGAGGGCGGTAGAAAAAACAGAAATGCAACACCAATAGGTAGGGAAGCAACTGTTCCAACTGTTCCGGGAGCTTTTGGCGATAATCCACTATATCCAACTGTCAAAAAAAATAATTTTAAATCCAAAATGTCTCTTTTCTGAAAATTCTAGCAAATCTAATAAAATGCCACTATAATTTTCTCTATTAGGTGATGTTGTGAAAAAAACTCAATTTACAGATTTGGTAAAAATTCAGAAAATGAAAGTTGAAAAGATAGAGCGGGAAATGTCAAAGGAGCAGGGGCATATTACTCTTTTTGAAAATCGTGCTTCTGAAATCGAGGGTGAAATTTTAGAAATTCAATATCCGACAATGGGAACTTTTTCAGCATTTCAACAGATGAATATGGCGATGCATAACATGAAAGGCGATGTTAAAAGATTGCAAGATGGAAAAAGAGAGACCCAGAATCGGATCGCAACTCTACGACAAAAATTGAAAAAAGAGCAGATGGAACTCGAGAAATTCTTATATTTGGAAAATGATGTTCTCAAAAAAATTTCCGAAAAGAAAAAAATTGCCGAGCGAAACTATACCGATGAGGTCGCAATTCTACTTACAAATGTTAAAAAACAAAAATCTGAAAACTAGCTTGTTTTGTCAAAGTAGAGAATTAAACTATCTTTCGCCCAATTTTTCAGTAAAGAATTTTTCTCTCCCTTCTAATGAAAGTCTATTTTTTAAACTTATGTTCATAGTTGTTCATAATTGCATGTTTTCATCATGTTGTAGGCTTTTGTAAAACCAATTAAAGAAACTTTTTCTTTTTCTCCATCAATGTATGGATTTGCAGAATATGTCTGAAAGATAAGATTGTTTCCTTTTTTGAATTGAAAAATAATATCTTTGTATTCACTTTGAGAACTATGAAAAAATAATGTTTCTCCACTTCCATTGCTTTGAGTTTCTAATGAAACAAAAGAGTTTTTATCAACTCTATATTTTATACCTCTTGCTCCTATGCTCCCTTTTGCAAAAAAACAACACCATCTTTGCTAAATAATATTCCTGCACCTCTATCGTCAAGACTAGAGAATAAAAGACAACTAATTTGATCTGTAAAATCATCTTTTTCTGCCGTAATATACCATGAACTATATTTGCTTTTATGCACAATTTTATGTTTGGCTTGAAGATTTAAGAGAGGAAGTAAAAACAACAAGATTAATTTAGATTTTTTTATTTTAAAGCCTTTCGATTTTTTGAGCAATATACCCTGCTCTTTGCTCAATTGATA is drawn from Thiovulum sp. ES and contains these coding sequences:
- a CDS encoding phosphatidylglycerophosphatase A-like protein (PFAM: Phosphatidylglycerophosphatase A), with the translated sequence MDLKLFFLTVGYSGLSPKAPGTVGTVASLPIGVAFLFFLPPSSLLLLTILISIFAVKIIDIYEKEKNIHDPKEIVIDELVGLWLAFSISLSDKITIEDLTNFSQPLIAIVLSFFLFRLFDIWKPSIIGKVDQKVKGGLGVVGDDLLAGLVAGLLASAISHNFDTIISLIKG